The proteins below are encoded in one region of Streptomyces sp. NBC_00490:
- a CDS encoding NAD(P)/FAD-dependent oxidoreductase: MVKERARILVVGGGYVGMYTALRLQRRLKQELRRGDVEITVVTPDPYMTYQPFLPEAAAGSISPRHVVVPLRRVLDQCHVVIGEATAIDHAKRTATVTTLATEEEGTGARQLTYDELVLAPGSISRTLPVPGLADHAIGFKTVEEAIGLRNHVIEQMDIASSTRDPAIRDAALTFVFVGGGYAGVEALGELEDMARYTARYYHNVQPEDMKWILVEASDRILPEVGEEMGSYTVTELRRRNIDVRLGTRLESCADRVAVLSDGSRFPTRTVVWTAGVKPHPILAASDLPLTDRGRLKCTPQLTVEGATHAWAAGDAAAVPDVTAAEPGRETAPNAQHAVRQAKVLGDNIAHALRGEELETYSHKYVGSVASLGLHKGVAHVYGRKLKGYPAWFMHRVYHLSRVPTFNRKARVLAEWTLSGLFKREIVSLGSLEHPRAEFELAAGGKPPQDPTNDPKGSS, translated from the coding sequence GTGGTGAAGGAACGTGCGCGCATTCTCGTTGTCGGTGGCGGCTACGTCGGGATGTACACAGCCCTGCGTCTTCAGCGGAGGCTGAAACAGGAACTGAGGCGCGGCGACGTCGAGATCACGGTCGTCACCCCCGACCCGTACATGACCTATCAGCCGTTCCTTCCGGAGGCGGCCGCCGGCTCCATCTCCCCCCGCCACGTGGTCGTCCCCCTGCGCCGCGTCCTGGACCAGTGCCATGTCGTCATCGGCGAGGCCACCGCCATCGACCACGCCAAACGCACCGCGACCGTGACCACCCTCGCCACCGAGGAAGAGGGGACCGGCGCCCGGCAGCTGACGTACGACGAACTCGTCCTCGCGCCCGGCTCGATCTCCCGCACCCTGCCCGTCCCCGGCCTCGCCGACCACGCCATCGGCTTCAAGACCGTCGAGGAGGCCATCGGACTGCGCAACCACGTCATCGAGCAGATGGACATCGCCTCCTCCACCCGCGACCCCGCGATCCGCGACGCGGCCCTCACCTTCGTCTTCGTCGGCGGCGGCTACGCGGGCGTGGAGGCGCTCGGCGAACTCGAGGACATGGCCCGCTACACCGCGCGGTACTACCACAACGTCCAGCCCGAGGACATGAAGTGGATCCTCGTGGAGGCCTCCGACCGCATCCTCCCCGAGGTCGGCGAGGAGATGGGCAGCTACACCGTCACCGAACTGCGCCGCCGCAACATCGACGTACGCCTGGGCACCCGCCTCGAATCCTGCGCCGACCGCGTGGCCGTCCTCAGCGACGGCTCCCGCTTCCCGACCCGTACGGTCGTGTGGACCGCCGGCGTCAAACCCCACCCGATCCTCGCCGCCAGCGACCTCCCGCTCACGGACCGAGGTCGGCTGAAATGCACCCCCCAGCTCACCGTCGAGGGCGCCACGCACGCGTGGGCGGCCGGAGACGCCGCCGCCGTCCCCGATGTGACGGCCGCCGAACCCGGCAGGGAGACCGCCCCCAACGCCCAGCACGCGGTACGCCAGGCCAAGGTCCTCGGCGACAACATCGCGCACGCGCTACGGGGCGAGGAACTGGAGACGTACTCCCACAAGTACGTCGGCTCGGTGGCCTCCCTGGGCCTCCACAAAGGTGTCGCACACGTCTACGGACGCAAGCTGAAGGGCTACCCTGCCTGGTTCATGCACCGCGTCTACCACCTCAGCCGGGTGCCCACCTTCAACCGCAAGGCCCGCGTCCTGGCCGAATGGACGCTGTCCGGGCTCTTCAAAAGGGAGATCGTCTCGCTGGGCTCCCTGGAACATCCCCGAGCGGAGTTCGAACTCGCGGCCGGTGGAAAGCCTCCTCAGGACCCCACGAACGACCCGAAGGGGTCGTCCTGA
- a CDS encoding TetR/AcrR family transcriptional regulator — MHVQDSHWSSASAIGPGGGAMSAAVGNGRDGSRSTPLRVDAQRNLEHVLRAAREVFGELGYGAPMEDVARRARVGVGTVYRRFPSKDVLVRRIAEEETSRLTDQARTALGQEDEPWSALSRFLRTSVASGAGRLLPPQVLRVGVADEHEDGAGYDEARVPQQRTQPGSGELRLVSENSGNGVEDDSGAAALLDVVGQLVERARTAGELRADVSVSDVLLVIATAAPSLPDAAQQAAASARLLDILLEGLRSRP; from the coding sequence ATGCATGTTCAGGACTCTCATTGGTCTTCCGCGTCTGCCATCGGACCAGGTGGCGGAGCGATGAGCGCGGCGGTGGGGAACGGACGCGACGGTTCGCGTTCGACGCCGCTGCGCGTGGACGCACAGCGCAATCTGGAGCACGTACTGCGTGCGGCGCGCGAGGTCTTCGGCGAGCTGGGGTACGGCGCGCCGATGGAGGATGTGGCGCGACGCGCGCGGGTCGGTGTCGGCACGGTGTACCGGCGCTTCCCGAGCAAGGACGTCCTGGTGCGCCGGATAGCCGAGGAGGAGACCTCCCGGCTGACGGACCAGGCGCGTACGGCGCTCGGTCAGGAGGACGAGCCGTGGTCGGCGCTGTCGCGCTTCCTGCGGACGTCGGTGGCCTCGGGTGCCGGGCGGCTGCTGCCGCCGCAGGTGCTGCGGGTCGGGGTGGCCGACGAGCACGAGGACGGTGCCGGGTACGACGAGGCGCGGGTGCCGCAGCAGCGGACGCAGCCGGGCTCGGGTGAGTTGCGGCTGGTGTCGGAGAACTCGGGGAACGGGGTCGAGGACGACTCCGGGGCGGCGGCGCTGCTCGACGTGGTGGGCCAGCTCGTGGAGCGGGCGCGGACGGCGGGTGAGCTGCGGGCCGATGTGTCGGTGTCGGACGTGCTGCTGGTGATCGCGACGGCGGCGCCCTCGCTGCCGGATGCGGCGCAGCAGGCGGCGGCCTCGGCGCGGCTGCTGGACATCCTGCTGGAGGGTCTGCGGTCGAGGCCGTAG
- a CDS encoding sigma-70 family RNA polymerase sigma factor: MGVDGRDESQGEGDAEAGGLASPQVPSQGGRAGRPPVGADPMEGSVPTQRDRREDGVLPPPIELPPGDADLIGRMRAGDDTAYEELYRRHADAVRRYARTCCRDAHTADDLTAEVFARMLQAVRGGSGPEYAVRAYLLTTVRRVAANWTKSAKREQLVDDFAVFAAQSTRVTDVSDDDTLDLGADVRAMHVAEQSMAMQAFRSLPERWQAVLWHTEVEDESPSDVATLFGLDANGTRVLASRAREGLKQAYLQAHVSAALADDEECARYADQLGTYARGRLRTRAERGLRKHLEECAKCRLAASQIAEVASSIPAVVPVAVIGWFGTAGYAKVAALIAGGTGAGAAGVAGAAVASGGSSGGAGAAGGAAASEGVGMPVKVGIAAGALVAAGVVVALALSGNDTPADDKPVAQPPATAPVVKPAENIPEPPKKEPAPAPPVIALEPTPTPTPTPAPKPSPTPTPAPKPTPTPKPKPTPKPTPTPTPTPPPPPAPAVYQWSELAYDINGDGTQPEMRISESSWVWQRWGVSVGGTRYEHGVTVHGRSSVTIDLNRECASYDATVGVDDMALGLGKVYFSVYADGVQLWKSGLVEGGDAAVPVHVNLAGRETVRLVVEPHSSFDDLALADWAESKFRCA, encoded by the coding sequence ATGGGCGTTGACGGGCGGGACGAGTCACAGGGCGAGGGGGACGCGGAGGCCGGTGGCCTGGCGTCGCCCCAGGTGCCGAGCCAGGGGGGCCGGGCGGGCCGCCCGCCGGTCGGCGCAGACCCGATGGAGGGCAGCGTCCCGACCCAGCGCGACCGCCGCGAGGACGGCGTCCTGCCGCCGCCGATCGAGCTGCCGCCCGGTGACGCCGACCTGATCGGCCGGATGCGCGCGGGCGACGACACCGCCTACGAGGAGCTGTACCGGCGCCATGCGGACGCGGTCCGCCGGTACGCCCGCACCTGCTGTCGTGACGCCCACACCGCGGACGACCTCACCGCCGAGGTCTTCGCCCGCATGCTCCAGGCGGTGCGCGGCGGCTCCGGCCCCGAGTACGCCGTACGCGCGTACCTGCTGACGACGGTCCGGCGGGTCGCCGCGAACTGGACGAAGTCAGCCAAGCGGGAGCAACTGGTCGACGACTTCGCGGTGTTCGCCGCACAGTCCACGCGCGTGACCGATGTCTCCGACGACGACACGCTGGACCTGGGCGCCGATGTGCGCGCCATGCACGTGGCCGAGCAGTCCATGGCCATGCAGGCCTTCCGGTCGCTGCCCGAGCGCTGGCAGGCCGTGCTGTGGCACACCGAGGTCGAGGACGAGTCGCCGAGCGATGTCGCCACCCTCTTCGGGCTCGACGCCAACGGCACGCGTGTGCTCGCCAGCCGCGCCCGCGAGGGCCTCAAGCAGGCCTATCTCCAGGCCCACGTCAGTGCCGCCCTCGCCGACGACGAGGAGTGCGCCCGCTACGCCGACCAGCTCGGCACCTATGCCCGCGGCCGGCTGCGCACCCGTGCCGAACGCGGGTTGCGCAAGCACCTGGAGGAGTGCGCCAAGTGCCGCCTCGCGGCCAGCCAGATCGCCGAGGTCGCGAGCAGCATCCCCGCCGTCGTGCCGGTCGCGGTCATCGGCTGGTTCGGTACCGCCGGGTACGCCAAGGTCGCCGCGCTCATCGCCGGTGGCACGGGAGCGGGCGCGGCGGGTGTCGCGGGCGCGGCGGTGGCGAGCGGCGGCTCGTCGGGCGGCGCGGGCGCGGCAGGCGGTGCGGCGGCCTCGGAGGGCGTGGGCATGCCGGTGAAGGTCGGTATCGCCGCCGGTGCGCTGGTCGCGGCGGGTGTCGTGGTGGCGCTCGCCCTGTCCGGCAACGACACCCCGGCCGACGACAAACCCGTGGCCCAGCCCCCCGCGACCGCACCGGTGGTCAAGCCCGCCGAGAACATCCCCGAGCCGCCGAAGAAGGAGCCCGCGCCCGCGCCGCCGGTCATCGCGCTCGAGCCGACGCCGACGCCCACCCCCACACCGGCCCCCAAGCCCAGCCCGACCCCCACACCGGCGCCGAAGCCCACCCCGACGCCGAAGCCGAAGCCGACCCCCAAGCCCACCCCCACCCCCACACCGACGCCGCCTCCCCCGCCCGCGCCGGCCGTCTACCAGTGGAGCGAGCTGGCGTACGACATCAACGGCGACGGCACCCAGCCGGAGATGCGTATCTCCGAGAGCAGCTGGGTGTGGCAGCGGTGGGGTGTCTCGGTCGGCGGCACGCGGTACGAGCACGGCGTCACCGTGCACGGCCGGTCCTCCGTCACCATCGACCTCAACCGGGAGTGCGCCTCCTACGATGCGACGGTCGGCGTGGACGACATGGCGCTGGGGCTCGGCAAGGTCTACTTCTCCGTCTACGCGGACGGGGTCCAGCTGTGGAAGTCCGGGCTGGTCGAGGGCGGGGACGCGGCGGTGCCGGTCCATGTGAACCTCGCCGGACGCGAGACCGTACGGCTGGTGGTGGAGCCGCACAGCTCCTTCGACGACCTGGCGCTCGCCGACTGGGCGGAGTCGAAGTTCAGGTGTGCGTAG
- a CDS encoding ATP-binding protein: MRYRILGVTQAEDDHGTVVPLGGPRLRALLTALALRPGTVTTPDTLIADIWADSPPQDAPAALHALVGRLRRTLGKDTITSAPGGYRLTATHDDVDLFVFERLTRQGTAALHRDDPRAAAHALDEALTLWRGPALADLPDRTPATRPETRRLEALRARADAALRLGRAQDAVPELTELTTAHPYDEPLHALLIRALRDTGRNADALAAYESARRTLSEGLGTDPGPELRALHAELLTPAPALPPTPAHPDPVSPHTPAPATRRGNLRPRLTSFVGREPELDAIRSELHRARLVTLTGPGGSGKTRLAEEAAAGRPEAWLVELAPLDRPEAVPGAVVSALGLRETKLITTELTDRQDDPLALLVEYCAPRSQLLILDNCEHVIEAAAHLAETLLTRCPGLTILATSREPLGVPGESVRPVEPLLPAQAHRLFTERATAVRPDADAVLRDTEAVTEICRRLDGLPLAIELAAARLRLLTPRQIADRLDDRFRLLTSGSRTVLPRQQTLRAVVDWSWDLLDERERTVLREASVFAGGWDLAAAEAVCTGPAAELIGALVDKSLIVAAPCERTGDAMRYRMLETIHEYAVERAAEAPQARADALRRHRAWVRALVEEAEPELRSAGQLPWISRLETELDNIRAALHRAVEAGDEAEAGALAVAMTWFWWLRNYRREGADWTGQVLRLGAALDAAGSTLPAEQDAACSLMTSLDPVDTFLADPDGERHHPLHALRMDLRMLHLFLMAEVEPPLDGLDERMHGYVARIRDHFGSGGPHAARLPGLAWPVTVFLPPAPREDARPVLDRAVANCRAHGGDWETGVILMFRAHMVVDSPGGMPGIDSDLAELRVLSRRVGDRWLRAQVCSAAGEAAMARGRFEEAKGEYEEALRLAHEVGAHTETPFLLARLAEIAYRAGDRTTALATLDEASAAAERYAVADSRAFVLLQLALMALDDKDIDRARDLYEEARDAVGRATPPPQFRVMLLSVDAMVSAAVSGPGTALPKLAEALRTAVETRCSDAMKAALADGTADLMSRLGDHARAARLLAAATRWRDGLPRPMPEGTVAERAEADARAALGDERYTAECAKGSALAPDDVLGEVDEALRTHSADTAAS, translated from the coding sequence GTGCGGTACAGAATCCTGGGCGTCACCCAGGCCGAGGACGACCACGGCACCGTCGTACCCCTCGGCGGCCCCCGCCTACGCGCCCTGCTCACCGCCCTCGCCCTCCGCCCAGGAACCGTCACCACCCCCGACACCCTGATCGCCGATATCTGGGCCGACTCCCCACCCCAGGACGCCCCGGCCGCCCTCCACGCCCTCGTCGGCCGCCTCCGCCGCACCCTCGGCAAGGACACGATCACCTCCGCCCCCGGCGGCTACCGCCTCACCGCGACCCACGACGACGTAGACCTCTTCGTCTTCGAACGGCTCACCCGCCAGGGCACCGCGGCCCTCCACCGGGACGACCCCCGAGCCGCCGCCCACGCCCTGGACGAGGCCCTCACCCTGTGGCGCGGCCCCGCCCTCGCCGACCTCCCCGACCGCACCCCCGCGACCCGCCCGGAGACCCGCCGCCTGGAAGCGCTGCGCGCCCGGGCCGACGCGGCCCTGAGACTCGGCCGAGCCCAGGACGCCGTACCGGAACTGACGGAACTGACCACCGCGCACCCGTACGACGAGCCGCTGCACGCCCTCCTCATCCGCGCCCTGCGCGACACCGGCCGCAACGCCGACGCACTCGCCGCGTACGAGTCGGCCCGCCGCACCCTGTCCGAGGGCCTCGGCACCGACCCCGGCCCGGAACTCCGCGCCCTGCACGCCGAACTGCTCACCCCGGCACCCGCTCTCCCTCCGACACCGGCCCACCCGGATCCCGTGAGCCCCCACACCCCGGCGCCCGCCACCCGTCGCGGCAACCTCCGTCCGCGCCTTACCTCTTTCGTGGGCCGGGAACCCGAACTCGACGCCATCCGTTCCGAATTGCACAGGGCCCGCCTCGTCACCCTCACCGGACCGGGCGGCTCCGGAAAGACCCGTCTCGCCGAGGAGGCCGCCGCCGGGCGCCCCGAGGCGTGGCTCGTCGAGCTGGCGCCGCTCGACCGGCCGGAGGCGGTGCCAGGGGCGGTGGTCAGCGCGCTCGGTCTGCGCGAGACCAAGCTGATCACCACCGAGCTGACGGACCGGCAGGACGACCCGCTCGCCCTGCTCGTCGAGTACTGCGCCCCGCGCAGCCAACTCCTGATCCTTGACAACTGCGAACATGTCATCGAAGCGGCGGCCCACCTCGCCGAGACCCTGCTGACCCGCTGCCCCGGGCTCACGATCCTCGCCACCAGCCGTGAACCCCTGGGCGTCCCCGGCGAGTCCGTGCGCCCGGTCGAGCCCCTCCTCCCCGCCCAGGCGCACCGCCTCTTCACCGAGCGCGCGACGGCGGTCCGCCCCGACGCGGACGCCGTCCTCCGCGACACCGAGGCCGTCACCGAGATCTGCCGCCGCCTCGACGGACTGCCGCTCGCCATCGAACTGGCCGCGGCAAGGCTGCGGCTGCTCACCCCCCGCCAGATCGCGGACCGCCTCGACGACCGCTTCCGCCTCCTCACCTCGGGAAGCCGCACGGTCCTGCCCCGCCAGCAGACCCTGCGCGCGGTCGTCGACTGGTCGTGGGACCTGCTCGACGAGCGGGAGCGGACGGTGCTGCGCGAGGCGTCCGTGTTCGCGGGCGGCTGGGACCTCGCCGCCGCGGAGGCCGTGTGCACCGGCCCCGCCGCCGAGCTGATCGGGGCGCTCGTCGACAAGTCCCTGATCGTCGCCGCCCCGTGCGAGCGGACCGGTGACGCCATGCGCTACCGCATGCTGGAGACGATCCACGAGTACGCGGTCGAACGCGCGGCCGAGGCCCCTCAGGCGCGCGCCGACGCCCTGCGCAGGCACCGAGCGTGGGTGCGCGCCCTCGTCGAGGAGGCCGAGCCCGAGCTGCGTTCCGCCGGCCAGCTCCCGTGGATCTCCCGCCTGGAGACGGAGCTGGACAACATCCGCGCGGCCCTCCACCGCGCGGTCGAGGCAGGCGACGAGGCGGAGGCCGGTGCCCTGGCCGTCGCGATGACCTGGTTCTGGTGGCTGCGGAACTACCGCAGGGAGGGCGCGGACTGGACCGGCCAGGTGCTGCGGCTGGGCGCGGCCCTCGACGCCGCCGGGAGCACGCTCCCGGCGGAGCAGGACGCGGCGTGCTCCCTGATGACGTCCCTGGACCCCGTCGACACCTTCCTGGCCGACCCGGACGGCGAGAGGCACCACCCGCTGCACGCCCTGCGGATGGACCTCCGGATGCTGCATCTCTTTCTCATGGCCGAGGTCGAACCGCCCCTGGACGGGCTGGACGAGCGGATGCACGGGTACGTGGCACGCATCCGGGACCACTTCGGGAGCGGCGGCCCTCACGCGGCCCGTCTCCCCGGCCTCGCCTGGCCGGTGACGGTCTTCCTCCCTCCCGCCCCGAGGGAGGACGCCCGGCCCGTCCTGGACAGGGCGGTCGCCAACTGCCGTGCCCACGGCGGCGACTGGGAGACCGGTGTCATCCTGATGTTCCGCGCGCACATGGTCGTCGACTCCCCGGGCGGCATGCCCGGCATCGACAGCGACCTGGCGGAGCTGAGGGTGCTGAGCCGGCGGGTCGGCGACCGCTGGCTGCGGGCCCAGGTGTGCAGCGCCGCGGGTGAGGCGGCCATGGCGCGGGGCCGCTTCGAGGAGGCCAAGGGGGAGTACGAGGAGGCCCTGCGGCTCGCCCACGAGGTGGGGGCCCACACCGAAACGCCGTTCCTCCTCGCCCGGCTCGCCGAGATCGCCTACCGCGCGGGCGACCGTACGACGGCACTGGCCACCCTGGACGAGGCGAGCGCCGCCGCCGAGCGGTACGCCGTGGCGGACTCCCGGGCGTTCGTGCTGCTCCAGCTGGCCCTGATGGCGCTGGACGACAAGGACATCGACCGCGCTCGCGACCTGTACGAAGAGGCGCGCGACGCCGTCGGGCGGGCGACTCCGCCACCGCAGTTCAGGGTCATGCTGCTGTCAGTCGACGCCATGGTGTCGGCGGCCGTGTCCGGCCCAGGGACCGCTCTGCCCAAACTGGCCGAAGCGCTGCGGACGGCGGTCGAGACGCGCTGCTCCGACGCGATGAAGGCGGCGCTCGCCGACGGCACGGCGGACCTGATGTCCCGCCTCGGTGACCATGCACGCGCCGCCCGCCTGCTCGCCGCGGCCACCCGCTGGCGCGACGGGCTCCCGCGCCCCATGCCGGAGGGCACGGTTGCGGAACGGGCCGAGGCCGACGCCCGCGCGGCCCTCGGCGACGAGCGCTACACGGCGGAGTGCGCCAAGGGCTCGGCGCTCGCCCCGGACGACGTGCTCGGCGAAGTCGACGAGGCCCTGCGCACCCACTCCGCGGACACGGCGGCGTCATGA
- a CDS encoding asparagine synthase-related protein, translating into MRWLVGWSSTAAGAAVIGSAGATGGDGETVHPVGSHLLWGDPDPLWAVGDWRPDEVRVVKADAQNRIAVLGTCGATDEQLRVGLFAARGGALRHLTAWSGSYTAVVQVGRRITVSGDLAGARPVFYTPWAGGTAYATAALPLADLIEANLDFGHLAALLAAPDVPAALHDSTPYDGVRRIPPGHALILRNGAREIAGYEAVASLAVAAPSADPDSAVDAVRDALVEAVRARLSAPRHVPGADIDPGPVPGMGPAERRAARGMPVPGIGADLSGGPASGTLALLAAGLPGMPGTVLGHGTGAGERLLAVTFNDLVVRGREAEVERAGSLAANPRLHHVVVAGGEETLPYADLDGPLTDEPGPSLVTAARHRARLASGSADHFTGYGARQVLDAHPARLADLLMDRKRRHLVRPVAALAKADGSVMVPARVYGAARRLARTPYRTGLEVLADRLMDRRFDEPGGAVGASLAALSWARPGPAARWLTGEALAEVSVRLQGATSRSGVGPGQRPGDYRARAALARTAADVRILEQAAEIRFQRLHAPFLDNQVVRACRALPEALRVQPGARAAILRTVLQGAGITDLPPGWGAPSHASAAVAARTGLRVAADSLMSLFGTPLLAEAGLVEARVVRKALRAAAEGEPLPLDGLADLVSLELWLRRLLARRGTCWTGTPARARAVPAGITPQRGALGAGATARRG; encoded by the coding sequence ATGCGGTGGTTGGTGGGGTGGAGCAGCACCGCAGCGGGAGCAGCCGTGATCGGCTCCGCGGGGGCGACCGGAGGCGACGGCGAGACCGTGCATCCGGTGGGTTCCCACTTGCTGTGGGGCGACCCTGATCCGCTGTGGGCGGTCGGGGACTGGCGTCCCGACGAGGTGCGGGTGGTGAAGGCCGACGCGCAGAATCGAATCGCCGTCCTCGGTACCTGCGGGGCGACGGACGAACAACTGCGGGTCGGTCTCTTCGCCGCGCGCGGAGGCGCCCTGCGGCATCTGACGGCCTGGTCCGGCAGTTACACGGCCGTCGTCCAGGTGGGCCGCCGGATCACCGTCAGCGGCGATCTCGCGGGCGCCCGCCCGGTGTTCTACACCCCCTGGGCCGGCGGCACCGCCTACGCGACGGCGGCCCTCCCGCTGGCCGACCTCATCGAGGCCAACCTCGACTTCGGACATCTCGCGGCCCTCCTCGCGGCCCCCGACGTCCCGGCCGCGCTGCACGACTCCACTCCGTACGACGGCGTACGGCGCATTCCGCCGGGGCACGCGCTGATCCTGCGCAACGGGGCGCGTGAGATCGCGGGGTACGAGGCGGTCGCCTCCCTCGCGGTGGCGGCACCCTCCGCCGACCCGGACAGCGCGGTGGACGCGGTGCGGGACGCGCTGGTGGAGGCGGTACGCGCGCGTCTGTCGGCGCCCCGCCACGTGCCCGGCGCCGACATAGACCCGGGCCCGGTCCCGGGGATGGGCCCCGCCGAACGCCGTGCCGCGCGCGGGATGCCGGTCCCGGGAATCGGGGCGGACCTGTCGGGCGGCCCGGCGTCGGGCACGCTGGCGCTGCTGGCCGCCGGCCTGCCGGGCATGCCGGGGACGGTGCTGGGGCACGGCACGGGCGCGGGCGAGCGACTGCTGGCGGTCACCTTCAACGACCTGGTGGTGCGCGGGCGGGAGGCCGAGGTGGAGCGGGCGGGCTCACTGGCGGCCAACCCGCGGCTGCACCACGTGGTGGTGGCCGGCGGCGAGGAGACACTGCCGTACGCCGACCTGGACGGCCCGCTGACGGACGAGCCGGGCCCCTCCCTGGTGACGGCGGCCCGCCACCGTGCGCGCCTGGCGTCGGGCAGCGCGGACCACTTCACGGGATACGGCGCCCGCCAGGTCCTGGACGCACACCCGGCCCGCCTGGCCGACCTCCTGATGGACCGCAAGCGACGGCATCTGGTCCGCCCGGTGGCGGCGCTGGCGAAGGCGGACGGCTCGGTGATGGTCCCCGCGCGCGTGTACGGGGCGGCACGCCGCCTCGCCCGTACGCCGTACCGGACGGGCCTGGAGGTCCTCGCCGACCGGCTGATGGACCGCCGGTTCGACGAGCCCGGAGGTGCCGTGGGGGCGTCACTGGCCGCCCTGTCCTGGGCCAGACCCGGCCCCGCGGCGCGCTGGCTGACGGGGGAGGCGCTGGCTGAAGTATCGGTTCGCCTGCAGGGTGCGACGAGCCGCTCCGGGGTCGGCCCGGGCCAGCGCCCCGGCGACTACCGCGCGCGTGCGGCACTGGCGAGGACCGCCGCCGATGTGCGCATCCTGGAGCAGGCCGCCGAGATCCGCTTCCAACGCCTGCACGCCCCGTTCCTCGACAACCAGGTCGTCCGAGCCTGCCGGGCCCTCCCGGAGGCGCTGCGGGTCCAACCGGGCGCACGGGCCGCGATCCTGCGCACGGTCCTCCAGGGCGCGGGCATCACCGACCTCCCGCCCGGCTGGGGCGCACCGTCCCACGCCTCGGCGGCGGTGGCGGCCCGCACCGGCCTGCGGGTGGCGGCGGACTCCCTGATGTCCCTGTTCGGCACACCCCTGCTCGCCGAGGCGGGCCTGGTGGAGGCAAGGGTCGTCCGCAAGGCGCTCCGCGCGGCAGCGGAGGGCGAACCCCTCCCCCTCGACGGCCTCGCCGACCTGGTCTCCCTGGAACTCTGGCTCCGCCGCTTGCTGGCCCGCCGCGGAACCTGCTGGACAGGAACTCCGGCACGCGCCCGCGCGGTACCGGCGGGGATCACACCCCAGCGGGGGGCACTGGGGGCGGGAGCGACGGCGAGGAGAGGCTAG